The following DNA comes from Bathymodiolus thermophilus thioautotrophic gill symbiont.
TTTGTTTGGTGTTAGCGAATACTTTACAGGAACTTCGAATATTGTGGTCGCATCAGTGAATGGTGATGATATTTCCAAAGGAGAATTTTTACCAAGATTTGAGGGCGCTCAAAGGCGCTTACAAAAAAAATTAGGCGACAAATACCCTGCTGAGTTAAACCGTGATCTAAAACTTTCGGTCATTCGATCAATGATAGACGGGCGTGTATTGGCACAATTGGCAAGTAAGTTGGGCTATGTGGTAACCAAACAAGAGTTACAGGAATTCATTCAATCAAGCGATATATTTAAAGAGGAAGGCAAGTTTTCAATAGAAAAATACAAGCGCCTGTTAAGGCTTAATGGTTATTCGGATATTGGATATGAGCAACTTCAAATCAAGGAATTACTGAAAAATCAAATTAAGTACAACTTTCTAAATTCTGCATTTTTAACCCCATTGATGCTTAATCGTATGCAATCGTTAAACGACCAACAGCGAAAGTTTAGTTATATTCAACTTAATACAAAAGATTATCTTGACAAGGCAGAGATTAGTGTGGATAGCATAAAGAAAGTTTATGAGTCAGAAAAGGAAACATTCTTAGAGCCACAAAAAGTTAAAGTTGATTTTGTCACATTATCGCTTGAAAAAGTGGCTAAAGATACTGTTGTAAGTGAGGCTGATTTGTTGAGTTTTTATGAAGAAGAAAAGCAGCGTTTTAGCACTGAAGAAGAGCGTAAAGTACAGCATATTCTAGTGGAATCCGAAGTGCTTGCGAACAAACTTGTTGAGCAAATTAAGCAAGGCGAAGATTTTGCCAAGTTAGCCATTAAACATTCAAAAGACGCAGGCTCGAAAGACAGTGGCGGAGATTTGGGATTTTTCACCATAGGTGCTATGGTGCCAGAGTTTGAAGCCAAGGCATTTTCGATGAAAGAAGGGGAAGTGAGTGCGCCAGTTAAGTCAGATTTTGGTTATCATATTATTAAATTAAACAAGATTAAAGCAGCAACAGCAAAGCCTTTTGAAGAGGTGCGTGATGAATTGAGTAAAACTTATACCGAGCAAATGGCGCAAAAAACCATTTATAATTTAACCGAACAGTTGGGTAATTTGGCGTATGAGGCAAGTTTGGAAGAGGTTGCCGAGCAAATGAATTTAAAACTCGAAACTTCTGATTTCTTTGCGCAAGATTCCATGATGCAAAATCGTATCTTTATGACAGCGGCTTATAGTGATGTGGTGCTGAACAAGGGCGAAAATTCTGAGTTGCTTGAGATTTCTAAAGGCAGTTTTGTGGTACTTAGGCTAAATGAAAAAGTGGCAGAAAGACAGCAAACATTTGACGAAGTGGAGTCATATATTAAAAAGCGTTTGGTTGATACATGGGCAAAGGAATTTGTTAAAGAAATTGCTGATAAGATTGCAGATTCGTTTATCAAGGGTGATATTGATGCCGCCAAAGCACTCATGAGTAAAAATAAATTGACTTGGAAGGATGTCGATTGGGCTACAAGGAGTTCAAGATTGGCAAGTGCTAGCATTATCAAGCATATATTTTCTTTACCCAAGCCGAATGACGGCGCTATTTATAGTACTGAAAGTTTAGATCAACAGGCAGTTGTATTAAAGTTATCAGAAGTCAAAACACCTAAAAATGAACCTAATAGAAGTCTTCCAGGTCGTATGCTTAATATTGAATCTGATGAAGTATTTAGAAGTATCTTAGAGACATTGAAGGAAGATTCTAGTATAGAGATTTTTGAAAGCAGATTGTAATCTGCAGAGAATTTTTCTACCTGCATAGGTTTTTTTTGATGATGTGTAATACCATTTTCAAAAATAAACCAAACGAGACCTTTGCATAAATATGAATAATCATCAACAATCCACTTTCCCCCACTTGGTAATTTTTTAAACCCAGCCTTAGCGCTGCCAGGACAAGGTTTAAGAAAATTACCAAGTGGGAAAAAATTGAATTTTGCTAATCATCCATATTTATGCAAAGGTCTCATTAAGTGTAAAAATATTTGATTGATTATAAGAACACTGCATTATTCATTTTATTTTTGAAAATGGTATGGACGCTTAAAAAAATAAGAAATAGCGCCATACCACTTGATGTTTGCGACTCTGTGTTTATAAATCTGGCCCTTTGTCGTAGAAGTTGTAACCTGAATCAATGTAAGTTATCTCGCCTGTAATGCCTGAGGCTAAATCTGAACATAAAAAGGCAGCCGCATTACCCACTTCTTCGGTGGTTACATTGCGCTTGAGTGCCGACGAATCAGCAGCATATTCCAGTAATCTACCGAAGTCCTTAATACCAGAGGCCGCCAAGGTTTTAATGGGTCCAGCAGAGACGGCATTAACACGAATGCCTCTTTCAGGGCCCATTGCTGCTGCCATATAGCGCACATTAGCTTCAAGTGATGCCTTGGCAACACCCATTACATTGTAATTTGGAATGGCACGAATACTGCCCAAATAACTGACGGTTAACAATGCACCATTGTCGTTAAGCATTGAATTTGCTGCTTTTGCTAATGCGGTAAAACTATAAGAACTAATGTCATGTGCTACCGCAAAGTTTTCACGCGTAGTGGCTTCGATATAGTTGCCATCTAACGCCTCACGGGGGGCAAATGCCACCGAATGAATTAAGATGTCAAAATTATCCCAATGTTGTTTGAGTTCGTTAAAAGTAGCCTCAATGCCACTATCAGTGCCAACATCACAAGGAATGACAATATTGGAATTACAAACTACTGCACATTTGTCCACTCGTTTTTTCAATTTTTCGTTTTGATAGGTTAGTGCAATTTCACAACCTTGCTTTGCCATTGCCTCGGCAATGCCCCATGCAATTGAACGATTTGACGCCACACCGACAACCAGTGCTTTTTTTCCGTTTAAAAATCCCATAACATTCTCACTATATTAAAATAAACAAATTATAATAGGATTTTTTTATTTATTGAGCTGATATGTTAGATATTTTACTAACCCCCATTAAAGCCATGCGTTTACGCTATATTCCCTTGTTGTTGGTGTATTTTGCTTATGGAAGTAGCGTTTTTACAGCCATTGCTGAAAATTTCTGGGTAAAAGAGACGCTGGATATGAGTGCCGCAAATTTAGCAGAGTTGGGAATATGGCTTACTGTACCATGGACAGTGAAGATGATTTTTGGCTCATTGGTTGACAGTGTGTTGATTTTTGGCTCTAATCGAAAATCTTATGTTTACATAGGTGCATTGCTGATTACCCTTAGTTCTTTAATGATGATTGCGGTGGTTGGTGATTATTCAATTGTGGCAGAATTTTCTAAAAAAAGCGTGTATATTTTTGCCAGCGTGATTGCAGTCGTGGGTTTTGTGATGCAAGATGTGGTGGCAGATACGATGAGTACCGAGGTGGTGGATAAAAGCCAGTCTAAAGAAGAAATCCATCGAGAGTTAGCCAGTATTCAAGTGTTGGCACGCTTGTCATTAGGATTTGCAATTTTTATCACAGGCTGGATTGGGGGTGAATTGGCCAGTGTGTTTAAGGACAATCGTGAAGTGGTCTTTATGATGGCGATGTTCGTGCCACTTTTGTCAATCCTTGGAGTAACGCTGGTCAATCTTAATCCTGTGCCAGTGTCTAAGGTTAACCGACAAGTGTTATTTGGTGGGTTAATTTTTGCTATATTTGTGGTAACGATGGGCTATGCACAAGTGCCTTATTCGCAAGAGATTGTGTTTGTTGTTTCCTTGGGCATTGTGTTGTATTTGCTGAATGATTTAATTGCAGATTTGAGTGAAGATGCTATTCGTCACATTAAAATGGCAATGATTATTATTTTCGTCTATCGTGCAATGCCATCAGTGGGTATCTCCTTGCAATGGTGGCAGATTGATATACTTGGATTTGATGAGTCGTTTTTTGCTAAATTATCAGCAATTGGTGGCGGTATTGCCCTAGCAGGTATGTGGTTTAGTGCCAAGTTTATTGTTAAACGCAACATTGCCGAAGTGCTGATTTTCCTCACTATTATTGGCACTTTGTTGTCTATGCCAATTATCGCAATGTATTATGATATTCATACCATGCTTGGCGTTGAAGCACGGACAGTGGCATTGGTGGACACAGCATTAGCATCGCCTTTTGATTATATTGCCCAAGTGTTAATGCTAACTTTGGTGGCAATTCACGCGCCTGAAGGCAAAAAAGGCACTTGGTTTGCATTGATGGCATCGCTGATGAATATTGCCTTATCAGCAGGCGGCTTGTTGACCAAATATTTGAATAAAATCTTTGTTGTTAGTCGTGAGGTTATTACCGATGGTGTGGTAACCACAACACAGGATTACTCGCAACTTGGTGATTTATTGTGGGTGGTGATTGTCGCAGGATTTGTGATTCCAATTGTTGTTATTGTTAAATTTAACCCGAGTAAAGCATGAAAATAAAATATTTTTTATTGGCAGCACTGTTGGTTGTGCTTGATCAACTAACCAAACTACTGGCTCATGAGTATTTAGGTGTTGGTGCCTCTGTTGATATTACCCCCTTTTTCTCACTTTCGTTTGCGCACAATTATGGTGCCGCCTTTAGTTTCTTAGCAGACCAAGGGGGCTGGCAACGGTATTTTTTATCTGCTATATCGGTTATTGCCAGTATTACTATTGGCGTTTGGATGATAAAAATATCGACACAATATCAATTTAAATTAATAAGTTTAACGCTTATTTTGTCAGGTGCCATTGGCAATATGATTGACAGGGTGGTGAATGGCTTTGTGGTAGATTTTATTGATTTTCATTATCAAGGTTTTTACTGGCCAATTTTCAACTTTGCCGATATTTTTATCAGTATTGGCGTGGTTATGCTGATTATTGCCGATTGGAAAAAATGACCATTACCTCAATTTCCTATTACCCCTATAACAATGGAGAATCATTGCTATGCACATTATGAGCGCTAATCAACAACAGTTTTTATGGTTAATTTTGGCAATGTTTTTCTGGGGTGCTTCTTGGCCAATTGCCAGTATTATGTCCGCTTATGTGGATGTACATGAGTTTATTACCTACCGATATTTTTTCGTCACGCTGTCCATGGCGCCTGTGTTGTGGTGGATGCGATTGTCTTTTAAAATTGGGTTTATTGATTTTGTCATTGCCTGTATTGCCGCTTTGTTTTTAGTGCTTTATTCAAACTATTATTTTTTAAGCGTTACTC
Coding sequences within:
- a CDS encoding SurA N-terminal domain-containing protein, with the protein product MLSAIRNKIKGWVAYVIIALIIVPFALFGVSEYFTGTSNIVVASVNGDDISKGEFLPRFEGAQRRLQKKLGDKYPAELNRDLKLSVIRSMIDGRVLAQLASKLGYVVTKQELQEFIQSSDIFKEEGKFSIEKYKRLLRLNGYSDIGYEQLQIKELLKNQIKYNFLNSAFLTPLMLNRMQSLNDQQRKFSYIQLNTKDYLDKAEISVDSIKKVYESEKETFLEPQKVKVDFVTLSLEKVAKDTVVSEADLLSFYEEEKQRFSTEEERKVQHILVESEVLANKLVEQIKQGEDFAKLAIKHSKDAGSKDSGGDLGFFTIGAMVPEFEAKAFSMKEGEVSAPVKSDFGYHIIKLNKIKAATAKPFEEVRDELSKTYTEQMAQKTIYNLTEQLGNLAYEASLEEVAEQMNLKLETSDFFAQDSMMQNRIFMTAAYSDVVLNKGENSELLEISKGSFVVLRLNEKVAERQQTFDEVESYIKKRLVDTWAKEFVKEIADKIADSFIKGDIDAAKALMSKNKLTWKDVDWATRSSRLASASIIKHIFSLPKPNDGAIYSTESLDQQAVVLKLSEVKTPKNEPNRSLPGRMLNIESDEVFRSILETLKEDSSIEIFESRL
- a CDS encoding enoyl-ACP reductase FabI, producing the protein MGFLNGKKALVVGVASNRSIAWGIAEAMAKQGCEIALTYQNEKLKKRVDKCAVVCNSNIVIPCDVGTDSGIEATFNELKQHWDNFDILIHSVAFAPREALDGNYIEATTRENFAVAHDISSYSFTALAKAANSMLNDNGALLTVSYLGSIRAIPNYNVMGVAKASLEANVRYMAAAMGPERGIRVNAVSAGPIKTLAASGIKDFGRLLEYAADSSALKRNVTTEEVGNAAAFLCSDLASGITGEITYIDSGYNFYDKGPDL
- the lspA gene encoding signal peptidase II yields the protein MKIKYFLLAALLVVLDQLTKLLAHEYLGVGASVDITPFFSLSFAHNYGAAFSFLADQGGWQRYFLSAISVIASITIGVWMIKISTQYQFKLISLTLILSGAIGNMIDRVVNGFVVDFIDFHYQGFYWPIFNFADIFISIGVVMLIIADWKK